Below is a window of Deltaproteobacteria bacterium DNA.
CGGGGCTCCTGCTCCTGGGCCTGGGCCTCTATGGCCTGATCCAGCGCCGGACCCTGGTGGGCATGCTCATCAGCATCGAATTGCTCCTGAATGGCGCGGGAATGTCCATCGTCGCCTCGGCCAAGCTGACCGGAGCCGATGACGTACTGGGCCAGCTGTCCGCGCTTTTGATCATGGGCTTGGCCGCCGCCGAGGCGACCCTTGTTCTGGCCATCATCCTGGTGGTCCTGCGGCGCTT
It encodes the following:
- the nuoK gene encoding NADH-quinone oxidoreductase subunit NuoK, translating into MNSLFLFHLAGLLLLGLGLYGLIQRRTLVGMLISIELLLNGAGMSIVASAKLTGADDVLGQLSALLIMGLAAAEATLVLAIILVVLRRFGSVETDTIATLRD